The sequence below is a genomic window from Silene latifolia isolate original U9 population chromosome 7, ASM4854445v1, whole genome shotgun sequence.
attaccatcggggtgcatcaaggttccgcacttagtccttttctctttgctatagttatggatgagttgacaagggatattcaggacgacatcccttggtgtatgatgtttgctgatgatattgtgttgattgatgagacaaaagagggggtggagagaaagttggaagtGTGGAGGCGGAccttagagactcgtgggttcgaGTTGAGCgggagtaagaccgagtatttgaggtgtcggttcactaaggtggcggggttgagatcgacagaggcggggagtattattttcgatgggaatgttgttgagggttcggatttcttcagatatctaggatctattattcaaaaagatggggagttagacggagatgtggctcacagaattaaagcgggatggttgaaatggaagagtgcttctgggtttctatgcgataaagatatgccccaaagattaaagggaaaattttatcgcactaCGGCAATTAGGCTCGCCTACTTTACGGCTCTCCGAGTGTTgggcgtgaaacattgtcacattcaaaagatgagtgtggcggagatgcgcatgttgaggtggatgtgcggacatacaaggaaagatcggttaaggaatgaggtgattagggaaaaggtaaaagtggcgccaatagaggacaagatgatggaaaaccgattaagatggtttggccatgtgagaaggagacctatggacgcctTTGCCATTAGGAGGCCGAGACTTGGAGAAAGAAAAAGGTCCTTAGAGGccgaggaagaccgagacagacatggttgagagtgatagagcacgatatgagagttcggggcttgaggagagtatggtgacggagagggcacaatggaggaaaggatacatgtggatttttagtatttgatgtttttgacagatttagtgtttttttatccatttaatttaaagaaattaatttatttatttttctctcctttattacacactttttcaacaaccactttccTATAGTTTtgacctggttcattccggatccttaattctatttcgtttttcaaaatcgttttaatttttattctcgatttaaattttaagtttttataaaagaaaaccggaattcgattttaaaacctgtaagtttaccttgactttgtattccatttcgctctcccttttgtttttcatttttccctttactattcgcattttgaggaggtgtgcgttcacccattgacggttctaaaggatgattcatgtcagccgaccccaaattattttgggattaaggctctgatgttgttgttgttgttaatttttTGGTAACCAAACAAAGGATTAAAGAGTGGTGCTGACTAGTAAAGTTTTGCAGCTTCGGACAGCCATGGAGGAAAGTACTTCCACGTTTGATAAAGAGAAAGCACAAGAGCGGCTGTCAAAACTTTCTGGTGGTGTGGCTGTTTTCAAGGTGTGCCTAAACTTCCTGAATCATGGTTGATATCTCTGAAAACTGTATCACTGTACCATATATTAGCAGTATATAATGTATTGTTTTTATTTGTCACACAGGTTGGAGGTGCAAGTGAAGCTGAGGTTGGTGAACGGAAGGATAGGGTAACAGATGCTCTAAATGCAACACGAGCAGCAGTGGAGGAGGGCATTGTGCCTGGTAAGTTTGTAAATCTTTATTCTTAACTTAGGAACTAGCGGCACACCCACGGAAACTTGTTTACGACAATACCAAATTTGTAAGTGATTAGGCTATTATCTAAAATTATATCAATCGTAAATATTTGAAAAATGCGACATAAAAAAATACTCATTAATTTAGggtttacaaaacctcatttgaGGTTCTCGACCTTTTAATAAACTCTAGCGATGTCTCTATTTCAGGTGGTGGAGTTGCTCTTCTTTATGCTACCGAAGTCTTGGAAAATCTCCAGACTAAAAATGAAGATCAAAGAAGAGGGGTTCAAATCGTCCAGAATGCTTTAAAGGTGTTTCTTTTTATCAAACAACAATTTATTCTTATCGGGAGTGTATTTGTCATCTATTCTATAACAAAATCTATGATTTTTTCAGGCACCTGCGTACACCATTGTGAAAAATGCTGGCGGTGAAGCTCCTTTAGTAGTTGGGAAACTGTTGGAACAAAATGATCATAATTTGGGCTATGATGCTGCAAAAGGTATGCTCCTATGTACCTTACCTTACTCGATAACATTTTACACACCAGTGAGGTTTTGCTCGAACCCAATTCCTTTTGATGAAAATATGTCTTGTCGAAACTTTTACAAATGTCGAAACTTTTGGAGGTAAGATGTCATCTCAAAAAATTGGCGAAGATCGGAAAACCGGTATCCTATCCGTCTCATCGTCATTATACAATTATCGTCGTTCTCGCTTTTGGCGCAGGCAAATATGTGGATATGGTAAAAGCCGGAATTATAGATCCTGTTAAAGTGATCAGGACAGCCTTGGCTGATGCTGCGAGGTAATTAAGGGGGCTTCTTAATTACTCTATGTTTAATATACATCTTGCATGGAATATTTGACTGCATAATAAATAATCTTGTTAATTCCGGTTTGTAGTGTCTCCTCGCTTCTGACAACAACTGAAGCTACCATTACCGAGCATCAGGAGCAAGGCAATAGAGCTCCCCAACGAGTACGGGACATGGATCAGATGGACATATGATTAGTTTGAGTCATGTACTCATGTAGAACTAGCTTGCATGCACCTTCGACTAGACGACTACAGACTAGAAGAGTTTCTAAAAATTTTTCCGGCaaacttaaatcctacttcaaATTGAATGAGTCATTATATATTTACTTGGTTCTTGATCAAGGAATACAGGACCTCGTTTAATCGTTTTGTTCTTATAAATATACCTCAGTCGATGCTTTGATTTACCATTTTATTGCTCGATCATCGTAACCATTTTTTACTCAGATGCTCATTATAATGTTTTATAGATAGATATAGCCACAATACTCGAAAGTCTGTGTATTGTGACCTACAGTATATTACAAGTGTTTAACCTTTTGCATCTGTGGCCTATCGCCAATGTATTTTGATGACGACATGATATACGATTTTATTGTGTCATATTATCTCAATTGCAGTGACGGGTACCAATGTACCatggtgtgacgatccgcacacttgaacccttagatttatttatacttatgtaatttcatttcccttgtacatttgtagtaagtattttcttagtagttttagaataggtttccataaataggtatatcgctattctgaactaaacttgtaaaatcaatgttttttATACTTCtgggatgtaaatatcaaatttccctctttaggaagtcttagtgaatgaaaatctacttcctaccttgtgccttcgtattgcttgttgttgctttgttgtgaacgactcttagccttcactttactaacaagccgtgtttgtgggatcgacactaggatcccgactcacaccccgagacccgagtatcgtgctagtgggcgatccctcgctagtacgaagatccttgtcgcttgcatcctgccttgagacgggcaaaggtgcgcgccacggtccggcaaaagtagcggaccgtgacacattggtaacaaaatgggttagtggagaaaggggaccacataaatagtgttgcagagagagaataagtgggtactttgtgaggtaaaatggtatccgtcactcaagagtgacggatatgtgctgtcacaaacaagaatttgtgcatAATCAAAGCTAATACACACTCTATTCCATATTTCCATTTATGTCCTTTTTTTCCCCTTGCATATTCAACTTTGATCGTTATTTTCTCATAATGGCGCTGTTTGGTAAATACATACTGCGTATTAGGTGATATATTCCGGCTTAGAAAGTATATTGACCGATCAATCTACTAATTTCATGTGTTTGATTAATAGCATATTGGCTGGAATTTACATGAAAATGGTAAATTTGTTCTATAATCTACTAATTACCAAACGCATTAAAATCTTCTATTTATAATATGCTTTTACAACCTGCTTTTGCTAATATAacatgttgtttaccaaacatggTCTTAATTTGATGGTCAAACCTGCTATTAAAATCTGCCAATCGTATCCTACTAACGTTAACGGTTATTATAAATTTTCTGTGAGCCAACATAATGTAACTAAAATATTTTACAAAGATCGTATGAAACCAGTTCTTTTAAAAAAATCAATAGTAACGAATGTAACCTTATAATTTTACATAGagtaatttgataacttataccttgaataaatcactttttcaaatcttaatctaagataattttttttaaaaaaatcaatAGTAACGAATGTAACCTAATAATTTTACATAGACTAAATTAACGATACGACAATGTTTTTAATTAGTAAGGCTAAGTTTGTCAATTCAGGGCTTTCTTTCAGATATGGTATAAAGTTTGaaagaaaatgttattttaggtataatattttaaagaaagttatcttagattcttaggtataagatttgaaaaagtgactTATTCAAGGTACAACTTATAAGTTGACAATTCGCTTTGTCTTATCTAACCACATAGGTATTACTTGACCggtcgcaagcttgtgacggtCACACAAGAGACTTGTTGTACCTATATTAATAGTTAAAGTTGACAATTCAATTAAACTCGTTAATTAACTAACCAAAGAGGAGTTTAATAAGAAGATTTTCACATAAGAAATACGTTGTACAACCTTTACTAGCACCCCTCTTATCTACTGTGTCCGTGCGCATTGCGTTGTTTATTTGATCTGGTATTCTTCTCAACTATcctttcttttttcgttttccATAATTTTATTCCCATTATTTCTTTGCCTTATTCTGCAAAATTGATACGTCAGTTTAATTCATTGATCAAGGTAATAATTTGTTGGGTTTTAACTAATGAATGTAATGATTAGATAGATTTGATTATCATGATTAGATCAATTGATTTGTGTTGTTAATTGAGTAGATGAGTACCATATTGAGTAAATTGAATTGGTTTTTTTTCTGATTGATGAATGATCATTGTTTCCTAATTTAATTACTACCCAGATTTTAATTTGAATGAAATTGTGTAGAATTAGCATAATTTGGATGATTTAGGGTTATGTAATTGTATCTGGTTGATTGCTTATAGCTAGATTGTTACTCCCTTCATCCCACTCAATCAATCATCTGTTTACCTGTTATATTCTATGTgacgggtattttaatcaaaggtaaacaaatgattgagacggaaggAATATATGATTGATGGTGCTTATGGTGGTGTTCTTTGTAGTTGAGAAATATATAGTGATAGGAACGATGGATAAAGTGAAGAGCTTGTTTCAAAAACCAAACCCTCAGGAGTTGTTGAGAGATTGGCAAAGGAAGCTTCGACAAGAGTGTCGAAACATTGACCGACAAGTGAGAGGCATGTATATACTGTCTTTCATTGCTTTCTAATCCTTTTGAGTTCCTGTATCATGTGAAAGATCAAAGATGAGAACTTGGTTCTTAAAATTGGGATATTTATGTGTGGCTTGATTTGTGTGTGAATGTTTAGATATTGAGAGGGAAGAGAAGGGTGTACAGAAGGCGATTAGGGAAGCTGCAAAGAGAAATGACATGGTTTCTGCTAAGGTACGCTACATACGAACTAAGTTTAGATTTTGGAGATTAACCAATGTTAAATCTGATCGTTAATATTTCCAAACTTATGTAGAGATACAATGTAAGATTTGTCATTTTTGATTCATCAAAAGAACTGTTCTTGGGTTATCATCTCTGAAAATTTGCAACTGTTGTGTGTTGAGAAAATATCGTTTAAATTCGGACATTGATTGACCAACAAAGTCAATTGGGGATAAATGGACAATATTAATGGGATGGGAGACATGGAGTGGGAGCGTCGCGTAAGTAGCATtgtttgattaagtttgttctGCATGAACAAAGGTCAAACAAACTTAATGTCGCTTCCACTTTATTTAGACTAGAGTACCCAACTATCCATGCTCATTGCACCGGAAATAAGAGTTGAAATTTGATCCTGCCCTTTGTTTAAACTTCGTCCCTGACCTGTGTTACTCCGACTCTCCGACACGGTGTCGTGTCTGACACGTGTCGGAGTGTCGGACACGACTATTTTGGGTGAATTTTCCTAttttgtggtctaaattgaagtgtcAAAGTGTTGTGTCGGCGACACGTGTCTGACATGCGAAACGGCAGTTAACTGGTCTTTATTCATCTTTAAAGTGTTTGCAGTACATCCTGCTGCCTTTTTTCTTTCTCCTCTTACTCTTATTTGAGACCACTGATATTCAATCAATCAAGCGACGGTGTCATGTTTGATTGTGGCGGCATGTCGGATATGTGTTGTGTCGGCCTCCGTATTCATGTTGGACATGCAACACGATTTCTAACTGAAGTGTCAAAGTAACGTATGTTTAATTGCTTGAGAGACGGACTTTATTGTGCCCTTTTAATCACTCTTTTCACACATAGTTGATTTTTTTCTGTATCATCACCAGGTAACGATTCGTATCCGCAAGGATTTATATTGTAATTGATCGCATACTAACAATACATGTTTACTTTATTCGTTCAATTGAGGTCTCCCTCACTGCCAAGAGAATTATTTTGTTTGTTCAGtgactagtttttttttttggcttttaaaTGTATCAGTCACTTGCCAGAGAAATTGTCATGTCAAGGAAGACTGTCAATCGTCTTCACGAAAATAAAGCTCAACTAAACTCTATATCAATGCACCTTGGAGAAAGTGTTGGTATGTTTATGCTTCTTATTCCTTAGATTTTTTTAGTTGTAACTTTCACAAATACTACTCTTGTGGCATTCTTCTGAGCGTTGTTCCCTATACAAAGCAATTGCTTTATATGGTTTGGCATATCATCAGATTTTAAGGTCTTACGGCTTCTGATAAGCTTGTACGTGTACTTTACTTTGCCCTACAGCAGGGTTGTTTTTTATCTGTCAGTATTCATGTTTTTGAGCTGTTGCTCGTGTGTGCCTCATTATTTGTCGCATCACTTTATTTCATCCTATTTATACGAAATTATTATGTTGTAGTAATCTATTTATGGTTCTATTGCAGCAATCGCTCGTACAGTGGGTCATTTGCAAAAGAGCGCAGAGGTAATGAAGATTGTTAATAACCTTATGAAAGCTCCACAGGTAGCTGTCACAATGCAAGAGTTTAGCAAAGAGATGGTCAAGGTACCTCTTCTTAGCATCTTCAAATTATTTGGTGTGAGCTGTTAAAGTGTAACAAGATTGCCATTTTGAAAGATCATATGACTGAGGCTTCATACAAAAAAATGAGTGCAAATTTTTTCCGTGTGTCGTAGTAAGATGTGTTTTCATTTCCAGTATAGCCGAAGGCTCACTATTATGTGCTTCTTTATTAAAGCGAAACAAAGCAAAATGACTATCTAGATTGGCTATGCCTCTTTTTATTGTGATGGGGCAGTCATGCAAAGcaattctcgacgcaattttATTACGGGTCATTCAAAAGCCTCTCTGTGATGTTCAGTGGTAAGGTTGCATGCATATGATCTCGTTACCTCGCCATATTGTGGAGCCCTAGAGGCATAGGCATAGGCATAGGCATTGGCTTTAAATTATTCAACTTTGTTTTACTTTTCTTCTTCAGTTTCACCTAATAAAGTTGTTTTCTTTCCTGTCATAACGCATAAAAAGAGATTCCCGTATTTATAGGGTTCAATTtgagaaaacaaatgaaaaatTCACAAAAAGATTTATGAGACGTGTCGTATCCCTGTCTACAAAATTGGGCAGACACTCGTTTGGCGGAGTTCTGGTATCGCCAAATTTTCAAAATTCCGTCAGACACTGGGATTCGTGTCGGACATGACATTTCTCTGTCGAGTCGAAGTAACATAGTTTTATTGTCAGAAAGTTTTTTCAAAGACATTCTTGATTTTGTTTTGGACCAAACTTTAGGATTCTATGTGGTTGTGGAGCTCATTTGGTCATCATCGAGCTTCCCCGTGTGTAATATGGATTATGCATTTTTTTTCCCTGTTCACACATTCTTTTATAGGCAGGGATCATTGAAGAATTTGTTAATGAGGCTCTTGACGATGCGTTGGACTCGGAAGACATGGAAGAGGAGACGGAGGAAGAGGTTGAGAAGGTTTTGACGGAATTAGGCACTGAGACTGCTGCACAGCTTCCAGTTGCTGCAGGTAGAGTGAAGACCAAGGTACCTGCACAGAGCACAAGTGTACAGGTGAGTCGTTTGCATTCACTTTCttacggttaatggttctcagtCCCGTATACGGAGTCTTAAAGTAGGGCCTTACCGTTTTAGTTTTGTCCAAAAGAATTAATCAATAATTAGTAGCCTAGTACGTGAAAAATGGAGGGGCTATTAAACAAGAGGGTAACATTCTTATCGAGTATAGAGGGCATTGGTTGGGAATACTTGGGATGACAATGACTCGGATTGTGTTCCTGATCCCGATCTGTGATGTCGAACTTATATACCTAGATCCGATTTGAATCCTTATGGTCCAAAATTATTACTTCCAGATCTAAGCGGGGATATCAAAGATGAAAAATCCTCATCAGAATGCGTGTTAACCTGAAATATGGATGATCCATATCAGACCAAATCTGTATGGTCTAAAATTTTAACGCCCCAGATCCGAATCCAACAGATGTAGATGGACCCGACAACCGTGGGATCTGGGTTTTCTTTCTATATTCTAAGTTATGAGCTTCAAATAATCTTCTATGTGCATATCTTGCAGGACGATGAACCCATTGCAGAAGGTATAGACGATGAGGAAGAAATGGAAGCGATAAGGGCACGATTAGCCAAAGTGAGATCGTAAAACTGTCATGTCCTGCCCAACTATCGTGTACTCTGAATGAGATTCTAATCTATTCGCAGATTTGGAGGTCCTCTGATTTGAATCATGTAACTATATTATTGCTTGATACCGATATATGTGATCCTGTAGCTCTTTAGATTCACATACATACATGTTAGTATGAAGGCATGTTTTGTTGTAAATAGGAAATAACCCGATTTTGAAAATTGGTACTCGTCTGTGATTTCACGGTATTTTAACCATGTAAATCTCAtcgtttttttccttttttttcccccaatttcgcTATTCACGAGCAATTGAGCACCATACAAATATACAATACACCCATCTTAACCATCAAATCAAAATATTGATACAATATCggctagggctgagcaaaaaatccgattatccaaactgatccgatatccgatctgaatccgatccgaatttttggatatccgattCGAAAGTTatatttggtttggatatctgatccgaaatctttggttttggtttggatatggatattagaattaaaacatttggatatccgatctgatccgaaactaaagttttctagtataatttcaagaaaataaaattttatttgatacaacaacttaattaatgtttaaaatattagaaaaatatctaagtggtacttaaattttatagcgagaacattggaataagaatacGAAAGAAAATATCTTGTAaaactatgaatataatcgtgtttcaaacttaagtttaaagtaaattcaaaagtatggatatccgatggatatccgcatccgatccgattattttggatacccgaacattggatatccgagacatttggtttggatattggatatctaaattcaggatttctaatatggatatccgatccgaactagcactttggatcaaatacccgatccgtactctgccctaaTATCGGCTACGCGTTCATCACTATAGTCGACCCGTGCCTGGTAGCGTACTCTAGTGGTTGGCTTGTTGCAAATCAGCCATAATGAACGACCTGCATGATTACCGTCTCTCTCTTTTTGGGTGTACAGGGAGCCACAAGGGCAATATGTTGCCGGTGAAACTCAAATTGAAGTCGAATATTACCACTCATGATTTTAGTCTCTTAAGACGGTAATATTCGTCTTAGATAAAAATAGGTCATAGATGCTTCCACTTGCATGTTGAACAAGCCTTTTGTTAGTTCATAGACATCCTCCTTTTGTCTCATCTATCATACTTAATCCATTTTAAGCTTAAAACGGATATTACCGTCTTAAACACATACTTGGGTTGGTAATCTTAAACTAAAGAAGGGACAGGCGTCAAGAGCACTAGAAAAGTGAAAAGCTGAAACACATACACACATATAGACCTAACACAATAGCAAAGTGACAAAATTACGAGCATCTTCTCATCATCTTGTTGCATTGCATGTCTGTTTTTCTGTCTCTTTTCATGGGATCTTTCTTAGTTTAATCATGTCTTCAATTTATATTATTACTTAAATGATTGATCTAACTACTTGTTATTGTTTGGTAATCATACATGTTGGGTTTGGGCCCCCGAAACTTGAACGGTATCCGTATCTGTTATTGGGTTAGGTCtgtcttgggcctttattaggtcattctgtattaggtcttagagagtattatatataCTCTCTAAGCCTCTACCTAAAGATCATACCGTCCAAATCAGAAtcaaaactcctcacatatcaataaaactctctcccttctgccctgtggacgtagctaacacaccgttagtgaatCACGTAAATCTGTGCATTTGtctctttattgttctttattagttctttcttgcttctgttataacaaTACATGTTTATACAATTCTATCTACATACTCTCTAGTTAGTAGGTACACATATGATTAGACCATGATTAGTACCTTTAATTTCTCCCCACCATGCATCCGTAAATTTAATACTCTCGGAATTGAACCTAGGTTATAAATACCATTTCTCATGATTTTATTAGCTGAACTAGCaacattaattaaaataaacaagATATACAAATATAACCGTATTAAATAAGAATATGGCATATTTGCATATAGGACCCAAATTCTATTCCTATTTCAAAAACTTATAATAATATATATGGCATATTTGCATATATAGGAGTACCTTAAAGTGAAAGGTGAATAATTGGGGCATATTCAAGTTAGATCTACATCGTAAATCGTGGTACATACATACTACATGGACTATATCGTAAAGCTTAAGTTATATCTTCACTCTGAAAAAGTAAAGGGAaagtgaaaagaaaagaaaaggtaaAAGAATCCAGTTTTCATGCAGTAAAAGGACGACTCAAGGAAGTAGAAGTCAACTGTTGGGATCATGCATCCTTCAATATGTCATGTGTAAGTCTTTGTAAAATActactaaaacggttttataaTATCATACTGTAAAATTGTATAACGAACAATCTTAATATCCTTATTATGAAAAGTGATAATTGATGAAAATTATTACTCCAACAATTTTGTATAATAAGAATTATTATTTaggtaaaagtaaataaataattaaaaataaagaaAGTTATTTTACTGTAAAACCGTTTCTAAATCCTACCGTTTCTAAATTTTGTGTTATTTCAAGAATGAAGAACTTTATTAGGGTGGTATTATACACCACCTGGTTACGCCTTATCATCTTCCTTACTTACAAATCGTTTTACTTTAGTAGAAGGGGCGAGGCCACTAATGCCTTCGGCGTCGCAGCCGCTACACCAAAGTCGAAAAATTCGGTTAGAATTTTGTGATTTGCTACACCAAAATTTACCATTTTCACACTAATTATCTATACACTTTACCTTAAGTATATATTTTGCTACACCGAAATCAAAATCCTAGACTCGCTACTGTTTAGTAGTATAAGTCTTCTTCTATGTATATATATACTGAACAAATTGTCTGAATATTCGATTATTTTTTAACATGTCATGGTAACTTTCTTTGTGGATTTGGAGACATTTTTATCCAAATGGCTGACCAAAGTCAAATTGTAGGCCCCTTACATATCAACATCGGATTCATATAATGGCCAAAAAGCTATCACTCCAGTAATATATAAAGCATACagtatttacaaaa
It includes:
- the LOC141591691 gene encoding vacuolar protein sorting-associated protein 24 homolog 1-like isoform X1; translation: MDKVKSLFQKPNPQELLRDWQRKLRQECRNIDRQVRDIEREEKGVQKAIREAAKRNDMVSAKSLAREIVMSRKTVNRLHENKAQLNSISMHLGESVAIARTVGHLQKSAEVMKIVNNLMKAPQVAVTMQEFSKEMVKAGIIEEFVNEALDDALDSEDMEEETEEEVEKVLTELGTETAAQLPVAAGRVKTKVPAQSTSVQDDEPIAEGIDDEEEMEAIRARLAKVRS
- the LOC141591691 gene encoding vacuolar protein sorting-associated protein 24 homolog 1-like isoform X2; the encoded protein is MYQSLAREIVMSRKTVNRLHENKAQLNSISMHLGESVAIARTVGHLQKSAEVMKIVNNLMKAPQVAVTMQEFSKEMVKAGIIEEFVNEALDDALDSEDMEEETEEEVEKVLTELGTETAAQLPVAAGRVKTKVPAQSTSVQDDEPIAEGIDDEEEMEAIRARLAKVRS